The following proteins are co-located in the Dyadobacter chenwenxiniae genome:
- a CDS encoding DUF4175 family protein has protein sequence MHELRKMIGLVTNQLYASALLRCLLLAGTAYVFTSTFAGPSHPASIAAAFAGLCAGFLLSGIYKNNRNKAISLIHNHVGETEYSLHLLEKPDLNIAEQLQLERITNRGYDFPFSKLYSGLTPYLGILLTALAFHFIHPTIFLGKKAEDSIQKQLGKSAKVNVPTPPEIEWARIYIAPPDYTTLPDRQSNDLNISSIAGSALTWKVKFTHSENLVLRLTNSRGEEIPFQKQGNLFTHSDKITGSGLYAMKGYWKDSLVYQSDFYRLEALPDLAPKIEPASKDLYKYHMLQDAKTIKISAKISDDFRVKQAFIVATLARGSGENVKFREVKFPLSPTDFKEANLHKEINLNELNFSPGDELYYYWAAFDNKSPQANFSKSDTYFLVYKDTSNVEEAELATMAVNIMPEYFRSQRQIIIDTEKLIARRRKLPQKEFASISNEIGFDQKVLRLRYGQYLGEEFETSIGGGGVPEAAIPSGENMLDAFTHKSDAAGEATERGVTERGPTERGPTERGSTEPAHKGDHDGHDHGKGHEETGEKDPLAALMEQYVHAHDDAETNTFYEQSTRSLLKMALEQMWQSELHLRLYEPEKALPFEHKALEYLKSAQHKARTYVKKSGYDPPPIKETEKRLSGELKEISNDLNAEKFYREKTTAQLAAAISGFLDYTEFNNKQRSTLRLAGGTLSGRLINSEPFNGGLGNWEMIGLLQKLVSGKTLSSKEKQHLKMHLLRYTNHSEQSRRGYSSEKKLEDAFWKKIQ, from the coding sequence ATGCATGAATTGAGAAAAATGATCGGTTTGGTGACCAACCAGCTCTATGCCAGCGCCTTGCTGCGATGCCTGTTGTTGGCTGGCACAGCTTATGTTTTCACCTCAACGTTTGCAGGGCCTTCTCATCCGGCCAGCATTGCCGCAGCATTTGCAGGATTATGCGCTGGATTTTTACTATCCGGAATTTATAAGAATAACAGAAACAAGGCAATTTCGCTGATCCACAATCACGTGGGGGAGACAGAATATAGTTTGCATCTTCTGGAAAAGCCTGATCTGAACATTGCGGAACAATTGCAACTGGAGCGTATAACAAACCGTGGTTACGACTTCCCATTTTCTAAACTTTATAGCGGGCTGACGCCTTACCTGGGCATTCTCCTGACGGCGCTGGCGTTCCACTTCATTCATCCTACCATTTTTTTGGGTAAAAAAGCAGAGGACAGCATTCAAAAGCAGCTTGGGAAATCAGCAAAAGTGAATGTGCCGACCCCTCCCGAAATTGAGTGGGCCCGCATTTACATTGCTCCGCCTGATTATACGACATTACCTGACAGGCAATCGAATGATTTGAATATTAGTTCAATCGCCGGTTCAGCATTGACTTGGAAGGTGAAGTTTACACATTCAGAAAATCTCGTTCTACGCTTGACGAATAGTAGAGGAGAGGAAATTCCTTTTCAAAAACAGGGTAACCTTTTTACGCATTCAGATAAGATCACGGGATCAGGTTTATATGCGATGAAGGGTTATTGGAAGGATTCACTGGTTTACCAATCCGATTTTTACAGGTTGGAAGCATTGCCTGATCTTGCGCCGAAAATTGAGCCTGCTTCAAAGGATTTGTATAAATATCACATGCTGCAAGATGCCAAAACCATCAAAATCTCAGCTAAGATCTCTGACGATTTCCGTGTTAAGCAAGCATTTATCGTGGCAACATTGGCAAGAGGGTCCGGGGAGAATGTCAAATTCAGGGAGGTGAAATTCCCTTTGTCGCCAACGGATTTTAAAGAAGCCAACCTGCACAAGGAAATTAATCTCAATGAGCTAAATTTCTCGCCCGGCGACGAACTGTATTACTATTGGGCGGCATTTGACAACAAATCGCCACAGGCAAATTTTAGTAAGTCAGATACATATTTCCTGGTTTATAAAGACACCTCAAATGTGGAGGAGGCGGAGCTGGCGACGATGGCTGTGAACATCATGCCGGAATATTTCAGAAGTCAGCGGCAGATTATTATCGATACAGAGAAGCTGATCGCCAGGCGCAGGAAGTTGCCGCAAAAAGAGTTCGCTTCTATTTCAAATGAAATCGGTTTTGATCAGAAAGTGCTCAGGCTGCGCTACGGGCAATATCTGGGAGAGGAATTTGAAACAAGCATTGGTGGTGGCGGTGTGCCCGAAGCAGCCATTCCGTCGGGTGAAAATATGCTGGACGCTTTCACACACAAGTCGGATGCCGCGGGTGAGGCGACCGAACGCGGCGTGACCGAACGCGGCCCGACCGAACGCGGCCCGACCGAACGCGGCTCGACCGAACCGGCGCATAAGGGCGATCATGACGGGCATGACCATGGGAAGGGGCATGAGGAAACGGGTGAAAAAGATCCCCTGGCGGCACTAATGGAACAATATGTACACGCGCACGACGATGCGGAAACAAATACTTTCTACGAGCAATCGACCCGAAGCTTGTTGAAAATGGCTTTGGAGCAAATGTGGCAGTCGGAACTGCATTTACGCCTTTATGAGCCTGAAAAGGCGCTTCCATTTGAGCATAAGGCGTTGGAATATCTTAAATCTGCCCAGCATAAGGCCCGGACCTACGTCAAAAAAAGTGGTTACGATCCGCCTCCGATCAAAGAAACAGAGAAGCGATTAAGCGGCGAATTAAAGGAAATCAGCAATGATCTGAATGCTGAGAAGTTTTACAGAGAAAAGACAACTGCGCAGCTGGCCGCAGCGATTTCGGGTTTTTTGGATTATACAGAATTTAATAATAAGCAACGATCCACATTGCGGCTGGCCGGAGGAACATTATCCGGCCGACTCATTAACAGCGAGCCTTTCAACGGCGGATTAGGAAACTGGGAAATGATCGGGTTGTTGCAAAAACTGGTTAGTGGGAAAACGTTGTCTTCGAAAGAAAAGCAGCATTTGAAAATGCATTTGTTAAGATATACCAACCATTCTGAGCAAAGCAGGCGCGGTTATTCCAGCGAGAAAAAGCTTGAAGACGCATTTTGGAAAAAGATACAATAA
- a CDS encoding BatA domain-containing protein has product MEFLNPYMLWGLLAVALPVIIHFWYQKKGKQIAWAASQWLIDKTALQHRGIRLDEIPLLLIRCLLVVLLAMLLSRPVLNWFGKDIKKEEAHLVQADHKVVSNFRFEIESALKREEKVIWIGAGLKPLTDIASIPEERSGLASLQRSVNSTANDNTHLNLYLNNSQEISHLPKILIPGTYKLNVVRDSSRKLENPLSGLARKLGKTNINVLIDYRNPDESRTVQAGLEALRVVFKIPFHIDLKIGSRNQYDWIFTDKPITKPNAQTLYVVPEGNMGDKVFENIIQVSDSLRLATSDIVQNGQLPEWLGEMLIEHYDLEENTNPLSGRQLNAAFGRVKPGKGPLSDGLHQWLLLLFLLTLILERWISLNQSISRKYA; this is encoded by the coding sequence ATGGAGTTTTTGAATCCATACATGCTGTGGGGGCTGTTGGCAGTGGCTTTGCCGGTGATCATTCATTTTTGGTATCAAAAAAAGGGTAAACAGATTGCCTGGGCTGCTTCACAATGGCTTATTGACAAAACTGCACTCCAACACCGGGGCATCCGGCTGGATGAGATCCCGCTACTTTTGATCCGTTGTCTGCTGGTAGTTTTGCTGGCTATGTTACTGAGCCGCCCTGTTTTAAACTGGTTTGGCAAGGACATTAAAAAAGAGGAAGCCCATTTGGTGCAGGCGGATCATAAAGTGGTCAGCAACTTTCGGTTTGAAATTGAAAGTGCGCTGAAAAGGGAGGAAAAAGTGATCTGGATTGGTGCCGGTTTAAAGCCTCTGACGGACATTGCTTCAATTCCAGAGGAAAGAAGCGGTTTGGCATCGTTGCAGCGAAGCGTTAATAGCACGGCAAACGACAACACGCATTTGAATTTATATTTGAACAACAGTCAGGAAATAAGCCATTTACCCAAAATACTTATTCCCGGAACCTATAAATTAAATGTCGTTCGGGATTCTTCCCGTAAGTTGGAGAATCCGTTGAGTGGATTGGCCCGGAAACTCGGAAAAACCAACATTAACGTCTTGATCGATTACCGGAATCCGGACGAATCGCGCACGGTTCAGGCTGGTTTGGAGGCGTTGAGAGTGGTTTTTAAGATTCCGTTTCACATTGATTTGAAAATCGGATCACGAAATCAATATGACTGGATATTTACAGATAAACCCATAACAAAGCCGAATGCGCAAACTTTGTACGTTGTGCCGGAGGGGAATATGGGCGATAAGGTGTTTGAAAATATTATCCAGGTAAGCGACTCATTGCGGTTAGCGACTTCTGATATCGTGCAAAATGGTCAATTGCCGGAATGGCTGGGAGAAATGCTGATAGAACATTATGACCTGGAAGAAAACACAAATCCGTTAAGCGGTAGGCAACTGAATGCCGCATTTGGACGTGTTAAGCCCGGGAAGGGACCATTATCAGATGGTCTGCATCAATGGCTTTTGTTGCTTTTTCTCCTGACACTAATACTCGAGCGTTGGATCTCACTCAATCAAAGCATTTCCCGCAAATATGCATGA
- a CDS encoding DUF58 domain-containing protein, protein MNVAKNTGLLASQLIKLKNLQLTGKLVSEELMLGIHASKRSGIGVEFEQYRHYEPGDDPKRIDWKLFARTDKHLIRESSTESDKQVRFVLDLSGSMNYAENGVSRLQYAQILLASLSYLSYIQNDQMSLYTLKDSAIQTISATGAASSGKQAFQKILIGLEKTVAQGPWRQQAETGGRIKFPELQSKKKEQLIFVSDFLQAHDEWLDLIRSLAGPYREIVVFQILGDQEVDFNLEGFYRFKDLETGREVELDAGSVREKFRESAEQYLQQLKEALQIPHVSLVRARMSDPIGMVLKAFLTKRKG, encoded by the coding sequence ATGAACGTGGCAAAAAACACCGGACTACTCGCATCGCAGCTCATAAAGCTGAAAAACCTGCAACTTACCGGGAAGCTGGTGAGCGAGGAACTGATGCTGGGCATTCATGCGAGTAAGCGGTCGGGGATAGGGGTGGAGTTTGAACAATATCGACATTATGAGCCGGGTGATGATCCCAAACGCATTGACTGGAAACTATTTGCGCGTACGGACAAGCATCTGATCAGGGAGTCTTCAACGGAAAGTGATAAGCAGGTGCGGTTTGTCCTGGACCTTTCCGGTTCCATGAATTATGCGGAAAATGGTGTCAGCAGATTGCAATATGCCCAAATCCTGCTGGCCTCGCTGAGCTATCTTAGCTACATTCAGAATGATCAAATGAGTTTGTATACATTGAAAGACAGCGCGATACAGACTATATCCGCAACCGGTGCAGCGTCTTCGGGCAAGCAGGCATTTCAGAAAATACTGATAGGTCTGGAAAAAACAGTTGCGCAAGGGCCCTGGCGACAGCAAGCCGAAACGGGTGGCAGAATCAAGTTTCCCGAGCTGCAATCGAAGAAAAAGGAGCAACTGATTTTTGTAAGCGACTTTTTGCAGGCGCATGACGAATGGTTGGATCTGATAAGGTCTTTGGCGGGCCCTTATCGGGAAATTGTTGTTTTTCAGATTTTGGGAGACCAGGAAGTGGACTTTAATCTCGAAGGGTTTTACCGGTTTAAGGATCTGGAAACGGGCAGGGAAGTGGAGCTGGATGCGGGATCGGTTCGGGAAAAGTTTCGCGAATCGGCTGAGCAGTATTTGCAGCAATTGAAAGAAGCTTTGCAAATTCCGCATGTAAGCCTCGTCCGTGCACGCATGAGCGATCCGATTGGAATGGTTTTGAAGGCCTTTTTAACAAAACGGAAAGGATAA
- a CDS encoding AAA family ATPase, with product MENLELNRYKTLVAKLPLLKKEIAKVIVGQQEAIDQILISLLALGHCLLEGVPGLAKTLMVKTMSEALHMSFKRIQFTPDLMPGDIVGTEILEEDHETGKKFFKFNRGPVFANVVLADEINRTPPKTQAALLEAMQEKSVTYGGTNYELPNPFLIIATQNPIEQAGTYPLPEAQLDRFLLYIRLNYPNEQEELDVLKGTTGSFKADIERVLTDSEIVDLQKLTRQVHISDDLIRWINRLVRATRPEGSPSEFVKEWCDWGAGPRAGQALVLCAKARAVLNERFSVIPEDIQTLAYPVLRHRIAINFRAEAENISTDQVIDQLLRTVKS from the coding sequence TTGGAAAATTTGGAATTGAACCGTTATAAAACACTTGTAGCCAAGCTGCCGCTGCTAAAAAAGGAAATTGCTAAGGTGATTGTCGGACAGCAGGAAGCCATCGATCAGATATTGATTTCGCTGCTTGCTTTGGGACATTGCTTACTGGAAGGTGTGCCTGGTTTGGCGAAAACACTGATGGTTAAGACCATGTCGGAAGCGCTGCATATGAGCTTTAAAAGGATCCAGTTTACGCCAGACCTGATGCCCGGTGACATTGTGGGAACCGAAATTCTGGAAGAAGACCATGAAACCGGCAAGAAGTTCTTCAAATTCAACCGCGGCCCTGTTTTTGCCAATGTCGTTTTGGCCGACGAAATAAACCGGACGCCTCCCAAAACACAGGCAGCCTTGCTGGAAGCCATGCAGGAAAAATCCGTGACTTACGGCGGCACCAATTACGAGCTGCCCAACCCGTTCCTGATCATTGCCACGCAAAACCCCATCGAGCAAGCCGGAACATATCCCTTGCCCGAAGCCCAGCTCGACCGTTTTTTGCTTTATATCAGATTGAATTATCCCAATGAACAGGAGGAACTGGATGTTTTGAAAGGCACAACGGGATCATTTAAAGCTGACATTGAGCGGGTTTTGACGGATTCCGAAATCGTGGATTTGCAGAAATTAACGCGCCAGGTGCACATTAGCGATGACCTTATTCGATGGATTAACAGATTAGTAAGAGCCACAAGGCCCGAAGGAAGCCCATCCGAATTTGTCAAAGAATGGTGCGACTGGGGAGCCGGTCCGCGCGCGGGGCAGGCGCTCGTATTATGCGCCAAAGCCCGCGCAGTCCTGAACGAACGCTTTTCGGTGATCCCGGAAGACATTCAAACATTGGCATATCCTGTCTTGCGGCATAGAATCGCTATTAATTTCCGCGCCGAAGCCGAAAACATCAGCACGGATCAAGTGATCGACCAATTGTTGCGAACGGTAAAAAGCTGA
- a CDS encoding DUF4159 domain-containing protein, giving the protein MKPFFFTRIQYTSGNWDTDQRMPSNLLHSLVEYTTIPIDEKEKVVQLNSNEIFKSPFCYLSGHKLVEFSTQERDHFRRYVQNGGFVFVDDCNHDIDGLFAKSFEQEMERTFGPRALQKIPNNHPLYHSFFKFADGPPTTSFELNGWGDDLVHDYLKAITVNGRIGVLYSNKDYGCEWDYDFRNKRFLAVDNTRFGVNIVVYALNE; this is encoded by the coding sequence TTGAAGCCTTTTTTCTTTACACGAATTCAATACACGTCCGGAAACTGGGACACCGACCAGCGAATGCCTTCCAATTTGTTGCATTCGCTGGTTGAATACACTACGATTCCTATTGACGAGAAGGAAAAAGTAGTGCAATTGAATAGTAATGAAATTTTCAAAAGCCCTTTCTGCTATCTGAGCGGGCACAAGCTCGTTGAGTTTTCCACGCAGGAAAGGGACCATTTCCGGCGATATGTGCAAAATGGCGGATTCGTGTTTGTAGACGATTGTAACCACGATATCGACGGACTTTTTGCCAAGTCATTCGAACAGGAAATGGAAAGGACATTCGGTCCCCGAGCCTTGCAGAAAATCCCTAATAACCATCCGTTATATCATAGTTTTTTCAAATTCGCAGACGGCCCGCCGACGACTTCTTTCGAGTTGAATGGCTGGGGCGATGACCTTGTGCATGACTATCTCAAAGCGATTACGGTCAACGGACGCATCGGGGTTTTATATAGCAACAAAGATTACGGCTGCGAATGGGATTACGATTTTCGGAACAAACGTTTTTTAGCCGTCGATAATACGCGTTTTGGCGTGAATATCGTGGTTTACGCTTTGAACGAATGA
- a CDS encoding TldD/PmbA family protein, producing the protein MSIILSESEAKALLQKVLAYSKADECEINLLGEERGNLRYARNEVSTSGSLINQNLSVQSSFGKKVGVATIDEFSDESLEKVVRRSEELAQLAPENPEYVSILEPQTYLKSTGFFESTAGINADKRADAVAKSLELSRAKNLTAAGFLDNQKGYSAMMNSKGLFAYYPSTSVNFSLTVRTPDGTGSGYIARGYSDVNKLDTAAATTIAIQKAMGSMKAKALEPGKYTVILEPTAAAVLLENIYFNFDARSADEGRSFLSKPGGKTKLGEKIVDERVNIYSDPTHPDLPASPWAGDGQPLDKITWIEKGVVKNMIYSRYWAQKNNVKAVPSPSNVIMDGGTATMEELIKSTKQGILVTKLWYIREVDPQTLLLTGLTRDGTFYIENGVIKHPVKNFRFNESPVIMLNNLETLGKSERVVSTESDRNYMIPPMKIREFTFSSLSDAV; encoded by the coding sequence ATGTCAATCATACTATCTGAATCAGAAGCAAAGGCATTATTGCAAAAAGTGCTCGCTTATTCCAAGGCGGATGAATGTGAAATTAATTTACTGGGCGAGGAGCGGGGCAATCTGCGTTACGCCAGGAACGAAGTTTCTACAAGCGGATCGCTGATCAACCAGAATTTATCTGTTCAATCTTCTTTTGGAAAAAAAGTAGGGGTTGCAACGATTGATGAATTCAGTGACGAATCGTTGGAAAAAGTGGTCAGAAGATCCGAGGAACTGGCGCAACTTGCACCGGAAAACCCTGAATACGTGAGCATTCTGGAACCGCAGACTTATCTGAAATCAACTGGTTTCTTCGAGTCAACGGCAGGCATTAATGCCGACAAACGTGCCGATGCGGTTGCAAAAAGTTTGGAATTATCAAGGGCGAAAAACTTGACGGCAGCCGGTTTCCTGGACAACCAGAAAGGCTATTCGGCTATGATGAACTCCAAAGGATTATTTGCTTATTACCCAAGCACGAGCGTCAACTTCTCGCTCACCGTCCGTACGCCGGATGGCACAGGCTCGGGTTATATCGCCAGAGGTTATAGTGATGTAAATAAGCTGGATACGGCCGCGGCAACAACCATTGCGATCCAGAAAGCCATGGGCTCGATGAAGGCAAAAGCATTGGAGCCGGGAAAATACACCGTCATTCTTGAACCGACGGCGGCAGCGGTATTATTGGAAAACATATACTTTAATTTCGATGCCAGAAGCGCAGACGAAGGGCGCTCATTCCTGAGCAAGCCCGGTGGAAAGACGAAATTGGGCGAAAAAATTGTCGACGAACGTGTCAACATTTATTCCGATCCAACACACCCCGATCTGCCCGCTTCGCCGTGGGCAGGTGATGGCCAGCCTTTGGATAAAATAACCTGGATAGAGAAGGGTGTTGTTAAAAACATGATTTATTCGCGCTATTGGGCACAAAAGAACAATGTGAAGGCCGTTCCTTCTCCCAGCAATGTGATCATGGACGGCGGAACCGCCACAATGGAGGAATTGATCAAATCCACGAAACAGGGGATTTTGGTTACCAAGCTTTGGTACATCCGCGAAGTGGACCCGCAAACATTATTGCTCACAGGACTCACGCGCGACGGTACATTTTACATTGAAAACGGCGTTATCAAGCACCCGGTCAAAAATTTCCGCTTCAATGAAAGTCCGGTCATCATGCTGAACAATCTGGAAACGTTGGGTAAGTCAGAAAGGGTTGTGAGCACGGAGTCGGACAGGAATTATATGATTCCGCCCATGAAAATCAGAGAGTTTACGTTTTCTTCACTTTCCGACGCAGTTTGA
- a CDS encoding TldD/PmbA family protein encodes MKRRDFIQLAGLGTGAFMMPAFAMGRNVSPEAFLEKGVDVAVKKRLADAALNAAKSKGASYADVRIGRYLNQFVITREDKVQNIVNTESYGVGVRVIANGCWGFAAVVDVNNEAQMAKAAEDAVAIAKANAKLMKEPVQLAPQKGFGEVSWKAPIKKNAFEVPIKEKVDLLLAVNDAAMKNGANYVNSVLFLVNEQKYFASTDGSYIDQDVHRIWPIFNVTAIDPKSGKFETRNALSAPMGMGYDYLQANPSDKITGVTTRYNKGYDMLEDATAAARQAKEKLTAKSVEAGKYDLILDPSHLWLTIHESVGHPLELDRVLGYEANFAGTSFATLDKWQSKNFQYGSKQVNLIADKLQEGSLGAVGWDDEGVNTKKWDLVKDGVLVNYQAIRDQAHIIGENESHGCCYADSWSSVQFQRMPNVSLAAGKTPLSVNDMIKDVKKGIYIIGDGSFSIDQQRYNFQFGGQLFYEIKDGKIAGMLKDVAYQSNTQEFWNSCVQVCDEKDYRLGGSFFDGKGQPSQSSAVSHGSSTTRFNGVNVINTARKI; translated from the coding sequence TTGAAACGCAGAGACTTTATACAACTGGCTGGACTCGGGACCGGAGCGTTCATGATGCCCGCTTTTGCAATGGGCAGGAATGTTTCTCCCGAGGCATTTCTTGAAAAAGGTGTCGATGTTGCCGTCAAAAAGAGACTGGCCGACGCCGCGCTGAATGCCGCAAAATCCAAAGGCGCTTCTTATGCCGACGTCCGGATCGGTCGTTATCTCAATCAATTCGTGATCACCCGCGAGGACAAGGTCCAGAACATCGTCAATACAGAATCTTATGGGGTGGGCGTGCGTGTGATAGCGAACGGATGCTGGGGATTTGCGGCGGTGGTGGATGTAAATAACGAAGCCCAGATGGCGAAAGCCGCCGAAGATGCAGTTGCGATTGCCAAAGCGAATGCTAAATTGATGAAAGAACCCGTTCAATTGGCTCCCCAAAAGGGATTCGGCGAAGTAAGCTGGAAAGCGCCGATCAAGAAAAATGCATTTGAAGTGCCTATTAAAGAGAAGGTTGACTTATTGCTGGCTGTCAATGATGCGGCTATGAAAAATGGCGCTAATTATGTCAATTCCGTACTTTTTTTAGTGAATGAACAAAAATATTTTGCTTCCACAGACGGCTCATACATTGACCAGGACGTGCACCGCATCTGGCCGATCTTTAATGTAACTGCCATTGACCCAAAAAGTGGAAAATTTGAAACCAGGAATGCATTAAGCGCTCCAATGGGCATGGGTTATGATTATCTGCAAGCCAATCCTTCGGACAAAATCACCGGCGTGACTACGCGTTACAATAAAGGTTACGATATGCTGGAAGATGCCACAGCCGCAGCCAGACAAGCCAAAGAAAAGTTAACGGCGAAGTCGGTTGAGGCTGGGAAATATGATCTTATTCTGGATCCATCGCACCTTTGGCTGACGATTCACGAGTCTGTTGGACACCCGCTGGAATTGGACCGTGTGCTGGGTTATGAGGCTAATTTTGCAGGAACTTCTTTTGCGACATTGGACAAATGGCAATCCAAAAACTTCCAGTATGGGAGCAAGCAAGTGAATCTGATCGCCGATAAGCTGCAAGAAGGATCGCTCGGTGCCGTTGGCTGGGACGATGAAGGGGTTAATACAAAGAAGTGGGACTTGGTGAAGGATGGTGTTTTGGTTAATTATCAGGCCATTCGCGATCAGGCGCACATTATTGGGGAAAATGAATCACACGGTTGCTGCTATGCCGACAGCTGGTCGTCTGTCCAGTTTCAAAGAATGCCCAACGTTTCCCTGGCAGCCGGAAAAACGCCATTGTCCGTGAACGACATGATTAAGGACGTCAAAAAAGGCATTTACATCATTGGTGACGGTTCATTCTCGATTGACCAACAGCGTTATAATTTCCAGTTCGGCGGACAGTTATTTTACGAGATTAAAGACGGCAAAATTGCCGGAATGTTGAAAGACGTGGCGTATCAGTCTAATACACAGGAGTTTTGGAACTCGTGCGTGCAGGTTTGTGATGAAAAGGATTATCGTCTGGGCGGATCATTCTTCGACGGAAAAGGCCAGCCCTCACAGTCCAGCGCAGTTTCACACGGAAGCTCAACAACGCGTTTCAACGGAGTAAATGTGATCAATACGGCTAGGAAGATTTAA
- a CDS encoding TldD/PmbA family protein, whose amino-acid sequence MAILSKEEAKKIIDKVLGFSKADEISVGLSGNRTGNIRYARNSVSTSGETTDLSLSVTSVFGKKSGTSTINEFDDASLEKTVRRAEEIARLAPDNPEYVPMLGAQQYLETNSFSDSTAAINPDYRAKAAFESIDPCIKKNLTAAGYMEDTAGFSAMGNNKGLFGYNKATSVDFSITVRTADAKGSGYAARDYNDASKLSTASATEIAMQKALASSTAKALEPGKYTVILEPTAGLDLLQNMMRSMDARNADEGRSFLGKKGGGTRLGEKLFDERVNIYSDPQNVEIPGSPFAGDGRPQEKVMWVEKGVVKNMTYSRFWAEKQGVKAIPPPSGFIFQGGSESLADLIKGTEKGILVTRLWYIRAVDPQTLLYTGLTRDGTFYIENGQIKYPVKNFRFNESPVIMLNNLEAIGKPVRAGGNLVPPLKIRDFTFTSLSDAV is encoded by the coding sequence ATGGCCATTTTATCCAAAGAAGAAGCGAAGAAAATAATTGATAAGGTTTTGGGCTTTTCAAAAGCTGATGAGATTAGTGTTGGACTGAGCGGTAACCGGACAGGGAATATTCGTTATGCCAGAAACTCAGTTTCCACGAGTGGAGAAACGACTGATTTGTCCCTCTCGGTAACCTCTGTTTTTGGTAAAAAATCAGGGACATCCACGATCAACGAATTCGACGATGCCTCTTTGGAAAAGACAGTCCGGAGGGCAGAGGAAATCGCCAGATTGGCTCCTGACAATCCGGAATATGTGCCTATGCTCGGCGCACAGCAGTATTTGGAAACCAATTCATTTTCTGATAGCACCGCAGCAATAAATCCAGATTACCGCGCCAAGGCCGCATTCGAGAGCATTGATCCTTGCATTAAAAAGAACCTGACGGCAGCGGGTTACATGGAAGATACAGCCGGATTTTCGGCTATGGGAAACAACAAAGGCCTTTTTGGTTACAACAAAGCAACATCTGTTGACTTTTCGATTACCGTTCGCACTGCTGATGCCAAGGGATCGGGCTACGCCGCACGAGATTATAATGATGCTTCTAAGCTCAGCACGGCGTCTGCCACAGAAATTGCGATGCAGAAAGCATTAGCCTCATCGACTGCGAAAGCATTGGAACCAGGTAAATACACCGTTATCCTTGAACCGACCGCGGGTCTGGACCTTTTGCAAAATATGATGCGGAGCATGGATGCACGCAATGCAGATGAAGGCAGAAGTTTCTTGGGTAAAAAGGGAGGCGGAACGCGGTTGGGTGAAAAGCTTTTCGACGAGCGCGTGAACATTTACTCGGACCCGCAAAATGTTGAAATTCCGGGATCCCCATTTGCTGGTGACGGCCGGCCGCAGGAGAAAGTAATGTGGGTTGAAAAGGGCGTTGTCAAAAATATGACTTACTCGCGATTTTGGGCAGAAAAGCAAGGCGTTAAGGCGATTCCTCCGCCATCGGGTTTCATTTTTCAAGGTGGGAGCGAATCGCTGGCGGACCTGATCAAAGGAACAGAAAAGGGCATTTTGGTAACGCGGCTTTGGTATATCCGTGCCGTGGACCCGCAAACCTTGCTTTACACAGGCCTTACCAGGGACGGAACTTTCTACATTGAAAACGGCCAGATTAAATATCCTGTAAAGAATTTCCGGTTCAACGAAAGCCCGGTTATCATGCTCAACAACTTGGAAGCAATCGGCAAGCCGGTGCGCGCGGGCGGCAACCTGGTGCCTCCGCTGAAAATCCGTGACTTTACATTTACCAGTCTTTCGGACGCTGTTTAG